A DNA window from Amycolatopsis sp. DSM 110486 contains the following coding sequences:
- a CDS encoding phosphatase PAP2 family protein: protein MNNRVLGIAWRLLAAVLLVVATGVTYLLLVRTESGQEADQRVLETFDPSFTRASGEVPLPLEVPVPVLFTLALVLVVVIGLLRRAYRRTAAAVGLMVVVAGFAQLLKVALDRPNLAERIHSTSNSFPSGHVTVAAMSVFALLLVLPRVGRFVAAPLGVAWIVAVGVSTLTVGWHRPSDCLGGFFLAAAGYALASACVVERHRPRLPADATTVVLAAPQPAPGHPDRQPFSVPR, encoded by the coding sequence GTGAACAACCGAGTGCTCGGCATCGCCTGGCGGCTGCTGGCCGCCGTCCTCCTCGTCGTGGCGACGGGGGTGACGTACTTGCTGCTGGTCCGCACGGAGTCCGGCCAGGAGGCCGACCAGCGGGTCCTGGAGACGTTCGACCCGTCGTTCACCCGCGCGTCGGGGGAGGTGCCGCTGCCGCTGGAGGTCCCGGTGCCGGTGCTGTTCACCCTCGCGCTCGTGCTGGTCGTGGTGATCGGCCTGCTGCGGCGCGCGTACCGGCGCACGGCGGCGGCCGTCGGGCTCATGGTGGTGGTCGCGGGCTTCGCGCAGCTGCTCAAGGTCGCCCTCGACCGGCCGAACCTGGCCGAGCGCATCCACTCCACCAGCAACAGCTTCCCCAGCGGCCACGTGACGGTGGCGGCGATGAGCGTGTTCGCGCTGCTGCTCGTGCTGCCGCGTGTGGGGCGGTTCGTGGCGGCGCCACTGGGCGTGGCGTGGATCGTCGCGGTCGGCGTCTCGACGCTCACCGTCGGCTGGCACCGCCCCAGCGACTGCCTCGGCGGCTTCTTCCTCGCGGCGGCCGGCTACGCGCTGGCCTCGGCGTGCGTGGTCGAGCGCCACCGTCCGCGGCTGCCCGCCGACGCCACGACCGTCGTCCTCGCCGCGCCTCAGCCGGCGCCCGGGCACCCGGACCGGCAGCCGTTCTCAGTGCCGCGCTGA
- a CDS encoding LacI family DNA-binding transcriptional regulator yields MSERTPEITREPGARPTISDVALAAGVSKSTVSRALNPEHRFFRSPSAARIREIAEGVGYEPNPVAANLRRQQTNTFGVLVPRLTDTVMAMFYEEVATACTRRGYHALVATSHDEPELERENGRMLLGRRVDGLILTTARTEGGFCQELLERGVPHVLAMRTFGDSAAAVGDDRLGGYLATRHLLDLGHRRVALVAGPAYASSALGRRAGYEDALREAGLPAVVLPSTFSMESGEDAGRALLALDPRPTAVFAVNDNTAVGLLSAVQRAGVRVPEELSVVGYNDIPLAARLPVPLTTIRVPFTEIAGAAVDLLIDAGAGVPATTRRFAPTLIPRGTTLRVG; encoded by the coding sequence ATGAGCGAGCGAACACCGGAGATCACCCGGGAGCCGGGGGCCCGCCCGACGATCAGCGACGTCGCGCTGGCAGCCGGCGTCAGCAAGTCGACGGTCTCGCGCGCGCTCAACCCCGAGCACCGGTTCTTCCGCAGCCCGTCGGCGGCGCGGATCCGCGAGATCGCCGAGGGCGTGGGCTACGAGCCGAACCCGGTCGCGGCCAACCTGCGACGCCAGCAGACCAACACGTTCGGCGTGCTCGTGCCGCGGCTGACCGACACGGTGATGGCGATGTTCTACGAGGAGGTCGCCACGGCGTGCACGCGCCGCGGGTACCACGCGCTGGTCGCGACCTCGCACGACGAGCCGGAGCTGGAGCGCGAGAACGGCCGGATGCTGCTCGGGCGCCGCGTCGACGGCCTGATCCTCACCACCGCACGCACCGAAGGCGGCTTCTGTCAGGAGTTGCTGGAGCGCGGGGTGCCGCACGTGCTGGCGATGCGCACGTTCGGCGACAGCGCCGCGGCCGTGGGCGACGACCGCCTCGGCGGCTACCTCGCCACCCGGCACCTCCTGGACCTCGGACACCGCCGCGTCGCCCTGGTCGCGGGTCCGGCGTATGCGTCCAGCGCGCTCGGCCGCCGGGCCGGTTACGAGGACGCGTTGCGGGAGGCCGGCCTCCCGGCAGTGGTCCTGCCCTCGACGTTCAGCATGGAGAGCGGCGAGGACGCCGGGCGCGCCCTGCTCGCCCTCGACCCGCGCCCCACCGCCGTGTTCGCCGTGAACGACAACACCGCCGTCGGGCTGCTCTCGGCCGTGCAGCGCGCCGGTGTGCGCGTGCCCGAGGAGCTGTCCGTGGTGGGGTACAACGACATTCCGCTCGCCGCGCGCCTGCCGGTGCCGCTCACCACGATCCGCGTCCCGTTCACGGAGATCGCCGGCGCGGCCGTGGATCTGCTGATCGACGCGGGCGCCGGGGTGCCGGCCACCACGCGCCGATTCGCGCCGACGTTGATCCCGCGGGGGACCACGCTGCGGGTGGGGTGA